Proteins co-encoded in one Actinomadura luteofluorescens genomic window:
- the tpiA gene encoding triose-phosphate isomerase, with protein MARATSSGAPSGRKPLMAGNWKMNNNHLEAIALVQKMAFALKDADYAAVDVAVIPPFTALRSVQTLIEADKYGLQYGAQDVSQHASGAYTGEISAAMLAKLGCTYAVVGHSERRQYHAEDDAVVNAKAKAALAADLTPILCVGEGLEVRKAGGHVPHVLAQVDGGLEKISAEQVRRTVIAYEPVWAIGTGEVATPEDAQEVCSAIRTRLAELYDGGTADETRILYGGSVKGGNVAGIMAKADVDGALVGGASLDPGEFVKICRYRDLPV; from the coding sequence ATGGCCCGCGCGACCTCTTCCGGCGCCCCGAGCGGCCGCAAGCCGCTCATGGCCGGCAACTGGAAGATGAACAACAACCACCTCGAGGCGATCGCGCTCGTCCAGAAGATGGCGTTCGCCCTCAAGGACGCCGACTACGCGGCCGTCGACGTCGCGGTGATCCCGCCGTTCACCGCGCTCCGCTCGGTGCAGACCCTGATCGAGGCCGACAAGTACGGCCTCCAGTACGGCGCGCAGGACGTGTCCCAGCACGCGTCCGGCGCCTACACGGGCGAGATCTCCGCCGCGATGCTGGCCAAGCTCGGGTGCACCTACGCCGTCGTCGGGCACTCCGAGCGGCGCCAGTACCACGCTGAGGACGACGCGGTCGTCAACGCCAAGGCCAAGGCCGCGCTCGCCGCCGACCTCACCCCGATCCTGTGCGTCGGCGAGGGGCTGGAGGTCCGCAAGGCCGGCGGGCACGTCCCGCACGTGCTCGCGCAGGTCGACGGCGGGCTGGAGAAGATCTCCGCCGAACAGGTGCGGCGCACCGTGATCGCCTACGAGCCGGTCTGGGCGATCGGCACCGGCGAGGTCGCCACCCCGGAGGACGCGCAGGAGGTCTGCTCGGCCATCCGCACGCGGCTCGCCGAGCTGTACGACGGCGGAACGGCCGACGAGACGCGTATCCTGTACGGCGGTTCGGTGAAGGGCGGCAACGTCGCCGGGATCATGGCGAAGGCCGACGTGGACGGCGCCTTGGTCGGAGGTGCCAGCCTGGACCCGGGCGAGTTCGTCAAAATCTGCCGGTACCGGGATCTGCCGGTCTGA
- a CDS encoding GNAT family N-acetyltransferase, whose product MSEVLRTVRLVLHPVSMRDHGALLTHWTGPLVRRHLFDDRVVTPVQVSEIIEASERDFATEGYGLWALRPVSPSPGGGAAAPGGPLAGVAGLSHHEGPLGHGVDVEILYSLEPDHWGRGLAAEASRAVLDYAFGVVGVHRITAEIDMANPASSEIALQLGMRRWREGPAGPDGAAYYAAERSRWIGSRRIVDVVP is encoded by the coding sequence ATGAGTGAGGTGCTGCGCACGGTGCGGCTCGTGCTGCACCCGGTGTCGATGCGCGACCACGGCGCCCTGCTGACGCACTGGACGGGGCCCCTCGTCCGGCGCCACCTGTTCGACGACCGGGTGGTCACGCCCGTGCAGGTCAGCGAGATCATCGAGGCCAGCGAGCGGGACTTCGCCACCGAGGGCTACGGACTGTGGGCGCTGCGCCCCGTCTCCCCGTCCCCGGGCGGCGGCGCGGCGGCGCCCGGCGGCCCGCTGGCCGGTGTGGCCGGGCTCAGCCACCACGAGGGGCCGCTCGGCCACGGCGTGGACGTCGAGATCCTCTACAGCCTGGAGCCCGACCACTGGGGGCGGGGGCTGGCCGCCGAGGCGTCCCGCGCCGTCCTCGACTACGCGTTCGGGGTGGTCGGCGTGCACCGGATCACCGCCGAGATCGACATGGCGAACCCCGCGTCGTCGGAGATCGCGCTGCAGCTCGGGATGCGCCGCTGGCGGGAGGGGCCCGCCGGGCCCGACGGCGCCGCGTACTACGCCGCCGAACGCTCCCGCTGGATCGGATCCCGTCGAATAGTCGACGTCGTGCCCTAG
- the secG gene encoding preprotein translocase subunit SecG: protein MIIATSIVLIVTSLLMVVLVLMHKGKGGGLSDMFGGGVSSSLGGSSVVERNLDRLTIGVGVVWFASIVVLGLLFKHKGVG, encoded by the coding sequence GTGATCATCGCAACGTCCATCGTGCTCATCGTCACGAGCCTGCTGATGGTGGTCCTCGTCCTGATGCACAAGGGCAAGGGCGGCGGCCTGTCCGACATGTTCGGCGGCGGCGTCTCTTCGTCCCTCGGAGGGTCGTCGGTGGTCGAGCGCAACCTCGACCGGCTGACCATCGGCGTCGGGGTGGTCTGGTTCGCCTCGATCGTCGTGCTCGGGCTGCTGTTCAAGCACAAGGGCGTCGGCTGA
- a CDS encoding RNA polymerase-binding protein RbpA, translating to MGSGNAIRGSRVGAGPMGEAERGDAAPRVWVTFYCANRHETRPSFATDVAVPETWDCPRCGFPAGQDSENPPAPPKTEPYKTHLAYVKERRSDEDGEAILEEALAKLRQKRAAVKQAMEAAAR from the coding sequence GTGGGTAGTGGCAACGCGATCCGGGGCAGCCGTGTCGGGGCCGGTCCGATGGGAGAGGCGGAGCGCGGCGACGCCGCCCCCCGCGTCTGGGTGACCTTCTACTGCGCCAACCGGCACGAGACCCGCCCCAGCTTCGCGACGGACGTCGCGGTCCCCGAGACGTGGGACTGCCCGCGCTGCGGGTTCCCCGCCGGCCAGGACTCCGAGAACCCCCCGGCCCCGCCGAAGACGGAGCCCTACAAGACCCACCTCGCGTACGTGAAGGAGCGGCGCAGCGACGAGGACGGCGAGGCCATCCTGGAGGAGGCGCTCGCCAAGCTCCGGCAGAAGCGCGCCGCCGTCAAGCAGGCCATGGAGGCCGCGGCCCGCTGA
- a CDS encoding Lrp/AsnC family transcriptional regulator: protein MDAVDQAILRRLQRDGRQTNRELAEAVGIAPSTALERTRALRSRGVITGFHAAADLERLGRGVQALISIRIRPQSREAIESARDSMASMPETIGVFVVTGNEDLLVHVAVPSTAYLRDFVLDRLARRKEYVDVRTIVVYDYVQPVEQSELPSAHRSGGRTPYS, encoded by the coding sequence ATGGACGCGGTCGACCAGGCGATCCTGCGGCGCCTGCAGCGGGACGGGCGGCAGACCAACCGCGAACTGGCGGAGGCGGTCGGGATCGCGCCGTCCACGGCCCTGGAGCGGACGCGGGCGCTGCGCTCGCGGGGCGTCATCACCGGGTTCCACGCGGCGGCCGACCTGGAGCGGCTGGGCCGCGGCGTGCAGGCGCTGATCTCGATCAGGATCCGGCCGCAGTCGCGCGAGGCGATCGAGTCCGCCCGCGACAGCATGGCCTCGATGCCCGAGACGATCGGGGTCTTCGTGGTGACCGGGAACGAGGACCTCCTCGTCCACGTGGCCGTGCCGAGCACCGCCTACCTCCGCGACTTCGTGCTCGACCGGCTGGCGCGCCGCAAGGAGTACGTGGACGTCCGCACCATCGTCGTGTACGACTACGTGCAGCCGGTGGAGCAGTCCGAACTTCCGTCGGCTCACCGGTCCGGAGGCCGAACGCCCTACAGCTGA
- a CDS encoding carboxymuconolactone decarboxylase family protein gives MIDPVTGERVNDRPRRGPSPTRLPLLLPGSLSEEQRAVYEAVTGGPRAGDRNPPFALADDIGRLQGPFNAMLYSPPVGLALQDLGAALRFRTGFTKREREIATLVVAAHLRSDFEWYAHERIGRRQGLADEETEALREGRAPMLADVRERVVYEAARQLVAEGDLADAVYTEAVATLGRTALVELVALVGYYRALALQLRVFRVGVPDGEAAPEWPAAGDGYE, from the coding sequence GTGATCGACCCCGTGACCGGTGAGCGCGTCAACGACCGACCGCGGCGCGGCCCGTCCCCGACGAGGCTCCCGCTGCTCCTCCCCGGTTCGCTCAGCGAAGAGCAGCGAGCCGTCTACGAGGCGGTGACGGGCGGGCCCCGCGCCGGCGACCGCAACCCTCCCTTCGCCCTGGCCGATGACATCGGGCGCCTCCAGGGCCCGTTCAACGCGATGCTCTACAGCCCTCCCGTCGGGCTCGCGCTGCAGGACCTCGGCGCCGCGCTGCGCTTCCGCACCGGGTTCACCAAGCGCGAGCGGGAGATCGCGACGCTCGTCGTGGCCGCGCACCTGCGCTCCGACTTCGAGTGGTACGCCCACGAGCGGATCGGGCGCCGGCAGGGGCTCGCCGACGAGGAGACGGAGGCGCTGCGCGAGGGCCGCGCGCCGATGCTCGCCGACGTCCGCGAGCGCGTGGTGTACGAGGCGGCGCGCCAGCTCGTGGCCGAGGGCGACCTCGCCGACGCCGTGTACACCGAGGCGGTGGCCACGCTCGGCCGCACCGCCCTCGTCGAGCTGGTCGCGCTGGTCGGCTACTACCGGGCGCTCGCGCTGCAGTTGCGCGTGTTCCGCGTCGGCGTCCCCGACGGGGAGGCCGCGCCCGAGTGGCCCGCCGCGGGGGACGGGTATGAGTGA
- a CDS encoding class I SAM-dependent methyltransferase: MSGVYDDPWAYELACSFRDVPAEVDVLLAWCAEQGLAPGTVLELAAGPAEHAREFARRGRAATALDLNPRMCAYAAREAGRAGVALEVVEGDMTRFALGRRFDLVATMLDSTSHLMTLDAFVAHLRCAAAHLSPGGLYVIEMSHPRDRLGDDPSVSTGWTVERDGVRASVRWGEPSDRLDPVTQIADDRVTMTITGEGGEPRVVRDVVPYRFWTATELDAAVRLAGGLEAVAQYGDFGAGEDAVSLADPGAWRMITLLRPC; this comes from the coding sequence GTGAGCGGCGTATATGACGACCCCTGGGCCTACGAGCTGGCGTGCTCGTTCCGCGACGTGCCGGCCGAGGTGGACGTGCTGCTCGCGTGGTGCGCCGAGCAGGGCCTCGCCCCCGGCACGGTGCTGGAGCTGGCCGCCGGGCCCGCCGAGCACGCCCGCGAGTTCGCCCGCCGCGGGCGAGCGGCGACGGCCCTCGACCTGAACCCGCGCATGTGCGCCTACGCGGCCCGCGAGGCCGGACGCGCCGGCGTCGCCCTGGAGGTCGTCGAGGGCGACATGACGCGGTTCGCGCTGGGCCGCCGGTTCGACCTCGTCGCGACCATGCTGGACTCCACGTCCCACCTCATGACGCTGGACGCGTTCGTCGCGCACCTGCGGTGCGCCGCCGCGCACCTGTCCCCCGGCGGCCTCTACGTCATCGAGATGTCGCATCCGCGGGACCGGCTGGGCGACGATCCGAGCGTCAGCACCGGCTGGACGGTCGAGCGGGACGGCGTCCGCGCGAGCGTGCGCTGGGGCGAGCCGTCCGACCGGCTCGACCCGGTCACCCAGATCGCCGACGACCGCGTCACGATGACCATCACCGGTGAGGGCGGGGAGCCGCGCGTCGTCCGCGACGTCGTGCCCTACCGGTTCTGGACGGCCACCGAACTGGACGCCGCGGTCCGCCTCGCGGGCGGGCTGGAGGCGGTCGCGCAGTACGGCGACTTCGGGGCCGGCGAGGACGCGGTGTCCCTCGCCGACCCCGGGGCCTGGCGCATGATCACGCTGCTGCGCCCGTGCTGA
- a CDS encoding NAD(P)/FAD-dependent oxidoreductase, whose protein sequence is MSSSPGRAPLAPGFANGGVSHWYRAAGRPAPGPRLPGPCAADVCVVGAGYTGLWTAYYLKRARPDLRIVVLEREFAGFGASGRNGGWVLGEIAGSRERYAARHGRPAAIALQHAMFRAVDEVVRVAAAEGIDAGLVKGGVLHVARNAAQRARLAAMVDEARAWGWSDDDLVPLPAVERDERLRIEGATGAAWSPHAARAQPAALVRGLAAAVRRLGVRIHERTPVVRIDPRGPDGAAAAVTPFGTVTAEYVLRATEGFTAALPGHRRDWLPMNSSMIVTTPLPTRTWKAIGWERRELLGDMAHYYMYAQRTADDRIAFGGRGRPYRYGSRVDDGGRTEPATIDALWTMLTGMLPAVADEGAVEHAWSGVLGVPRDWCATVVLDRATGLGHAGGYTGHGVATANLAGRTLRDLVLGDETDLTALPWVDRRVRRWEPEPLRWLGVHAMYALYRAADARESSAPSGRTSGLARLADRITGH, encoded by the coding sequence ATGAGCTCCTCCCCGGGCCGCGCGCCTCTGGCGCCCGGCTTCGCCAACGGCGGTGTCTCCCACTGGTACCGGGCGGCCGGGCGCCCCGCCCCCGGCCCCCGCCTGCCGGGCCCCTGCGCCGCCGACGTGTGCGTCGTCGGCGCCGGCTACACCGGGCTCTGGACCGCCTACTACCTCAAGCGCGCCCGCCCCGACCTGCGGATCGTCGTGCTGGAGCGCGAGTTCGCGGGGTTCGGCGCGTCCGGCCGCAACGGCGGCTGGGTGCTGGGGGAGATCGCGGGGTCCCGGGAGCGCTACGCCGCCCGGCACGGCCGCCCCGCCGCGATCGCGCTGCAGCACGCCATGTTCCGGGCGGTGGACGAGGTCGTCCGGGTCGCGGCCGCCGAGGGCATCGACGCGGGCCTGGTCAAGGGCGGCGTCCTGCACGTGGCCCGGAACGCCGCCCAGCGCGCCCGCCTCGCCGCCATGGTCGACGAGGCCCGCGCGTGGGGCTGGAGCGACGACGACCTGGTCCCGCTGCCCGCCGTCGAACGCGACGAGCGGCTGCGCATCGAGGGCGCGACCGGCGCCGCCTGGAGCCCGCACGCTGCGCGGGCGCAGCCCGCCGCGCTGGTCCGGGGCCTCGCCGCGGCGGTCCGGCGGCTCGGCGTGCGGATCCACGAGCGTACGCCGGTCGTGCGGATCGACCCGCGCGGGCCGGACGGGGCGGCCGCCGCCGTCACCCCGTTCGGGACCGTCACCGCCGAGTACGTGCTGCGGGCCACCGAGGGCTTCACCGCCGCGCTGCCCGGCCACCGCCGCGACTGGCTCCCGATGAACAGCTCCATGATCGTCACGACGCCGCTGCCCACCCGCACCTGGAAGGCGATCGGGTGGGAGCGCCGCGAGCTGCTCGGCGACATGGCGCACTACTACATGTACGCGCAGCGCACCGCCGACGACCGCATCGCCTTCGGCGGCCGGGGCCGCCCCTACCGGTACGGCTCGCGCGTCGACGACGGCGGGCGGACGGAGCCGGCCACGATCGACGCGCTCTGGACGATGCTCACCGGGATGCTGCCCGCCGTCGCCGACGAAGGCGCGGTGGAGCACGCCTGGTCGGGCGTCCTCGGCGTCCCCCGCGACTGGTGCGCGACGGTCGTCCTCGACCGCGCGACCGGGCTCGGCCACGCCGGCGGCTACACCGGCCACGGCGTCGCCACCGCGAACCTCGCCGGGCGCACCCTCCGCGACCTCGTCCTGGGCGACGAGACCGACCTGACCGCGCTGCCGTGGGTGGACCGCCGGGTCCGCCGATGGGAGCCCGAACCCCTGCGCTGGCTCGGCGTCCACGCGATGTACGCCCTCTACCG
- a CDS encoding serine hydroxymethyltransferase yields MHEPAVPHLRGRDPEIAALVEAEARRQYEKIRLIASENYVSEAVLEAAGTVLTNKYSEGYAGRRYYEGQQNVDPIELLAIERAKGVFGAEHANVQPYSGSPANLAVYMAFLEPGDPVMGLSLPMGGHLTHGWSVSATGKWFRPVRYDVRADTGRVDMDQVRDLALKERPKLIWCGGTAVPRTIDFPAFAEIARETGAVLAADIAHIAGLVAGGAHPSPVGHADVVTTTTHKTLRGPRGAMILSTAEHAKAVDKAVFPGLQGGPHNHTTAAIAVALKEAAGPDFAGYARQVVANAKVLAAALLDRGYDLISGGTDNHLILIDLTAKGVAGKPAAQALDRAGIELNYNAVPFDPRKPFDPSGLRLGTAAITTRGIGEEHMPRLAAWIDEVVQAAAKQDEAVLDRVAGEVRDLLASYPMPGWRSEP; encoded by the coding sequence ATGCACGAACCGGCCGTACCCCATCTGCGGGGCCGGGACCCCGAGATCGCCGCGCTGGTGGAGGCCGAGGCCCGCCGCCAGTACGAGAAGATCCGGTTGATCGCCTCGGAGAACTACGTCTCGGAGGCGGTGCTGGAGGCCGCCGGCACGGTCCTGACCAACAAGTACTCCGAGGGCTACGCGGGCAGGCGCTACTACGAGGGCCAGCAGAACGTCGACCCCATCGAGCTGCTCGCGATCGAGCGGGCGAAGGGCGTGTTCGGCGCCGAGCACGCCAACGTCCAGCCCTACTCCGGCTCGCCCGCCAACCTCGCCGTCTACATGGCCTTCCTGGAGCCCGGCGACCCGGTCATGGGCCTGTCGCTGCCGATGGGCGGCCACCTGACGCACGGCTGGTCGGTGTCGGCCACCGGCAAGTGGTTCCGGCCCGTCCGCTACGACGTGCGCGCCGACACCGGCCGGGTCGACATGGACCAGGTCCGCGACCTCGCCCTCAAGGAGCGGCCGAAGCTGATCTGGTGCGGCGGCACCGCGGTCCCCCGGACGATCGACTTCCCGGCCTTCGCCGAGATCGCGCGGGAGACCGGCGCCGTCCTGGCCGCCGACATCGCGCACATCGCGGGCCTGGTCGCCGGCGGCGCGCACCCGTCCCCGGTGGGGCACGCCGACGTCGTCACCACCACCACGCACAAGACGCTGCGCGGCCCCCGCGGCGCGATGATCCTGTCGACGGCCGAGCACGCGAAGGCGGTCGACAAGGCCGTCTTCCCCGGCCTCCAGGGCGGGCCGCACAACCACACGACGGCCGCGATCGCCGTCGCGCTGAAGGAGGCGGCGGGGCCGGACTTCGCCGGGTACGCGCGGCAGGTCGTCGCGAACGCCAAGGTGCTGGCCGCCGCGCTGCTGGACCGCGGCTACGACCTGATCTCCGGCGGCACCGACAACCACCTCATCCTCATCGACCTGACCGCCAAGGGGGTCGCGGGCAAGCCCGCCGCGCAGGCCCTCGACCGCGCCGGCATCGAGCTGAACTACAACGCCGTCCCGTTCGACCCGCGCAAGCCGTTCGACCCGTCCGGGCTGCGGCTCGGCACCGCCGCGATCACCACCCGGGGGATCGGCGAGGAGCACATGCCGCGGCTCGCGGCGTGGATCGACGAGGTGGTGCAGGCCGCCGCCAAGCAGGACGAGGCGGTCCTGGACCGGGTCGCCGGGGAGGTCCGCGACCTGCTCGCCTCCTACCCGATGCCCGGCTGGCGTTCCGAGCCCTGA
- a CDS encoding MFS transporter, which produces MTVSVRAPAVSPPAPPADPSGRRVIVPVVAIQLAASLGFFAVMAHLVAHLRHDLGLLAGTVGLVLGVRVGLQFALLLPVGAVTDLLGARRTGVISCAVRAVGFVMLGSAGSVGALLGAAVALAVGGALYNPAGHSLLASVGPAARSGGFAAYVAAQHLATVAGPPMGLLLLGTGSGFALLTGTAAALWVVAGFLFLFVPRSGEKKAPARPRDVLAGVRAVLGDRVFLYFALLTAPTTLLATHIMTAVPLLGFRPAVATLCFSLLAMVAAAVQPFVAVRCRGERPWVLRAGLLCAAAGFFVLAALDGTQQGPLMVAAVLNGAANGLVQPSVFQRTARRAPPERFGSYYGVLAFCAGMFSFAGDLVIGRLFDLGPAGAAWALTGVGACALLAAAGTAGRGPGMMAGSVAGTARGE; this is translated from the coding sequence GTGACCGTCTCCGTTCGCGCGCCCGCCGTCTCGCCGCCCGCGCCTCCCGCGGACCCGTCCGGCCGCCGGGTGATCGTGCCGGTGGTGGCGATCCAGCTCGCCGCCAGCCTCGGCTTCTTCGCGGTGATGGCGCACCTCGTCGCCCACCTCCGGCACGACCTCGGGCTGCTGGCCGGCACGGTCGGGCTGGTCCTCGGCGTGCGGGTGGGCCTGCAGTTCGCGCTGCTCCTGCCGGTGGGGGCGGTCACCGACCTGCTCGGCGCGCGGCGGACCGGCGTGATCTCCTGCGCCGTCCGCGCGGTGGGGTTCGTCATGCTCGGGTCCGCCGGGAGCGTGGGGGCGCTGCTCGGCGCCGCCGTCGCCCTCGCGGTCGGCGGCGCGCTCTACAATCCCGCGGGCCACAGCCTGCTGGCGTCCGTCGGCCCCGCCGCCAGGTCCGGGGGATTCGCCGCCTACGTCGCCGCCCAGCACCTGGCGACGGTCGCGGGCCCGCCGATGGGGCTTCTCCTACTGGGCACGGGGTCCGGGTTCGCGCTCCTGACGGGGACGGCCGCGGCTCTGTGGGTGGTCGCCGGCTTCCTGTTCCTGTTCGTGCCCCGGTCCGGCGAGAAGAAGGCGCCCGCGCGCCCGCGCGACGTCCTCGCGGGCGTGCGCGCGGTCCTCGGCGACCGGGTGTTCCTGTACTTCGCGCTGCTGACCGCGCCCACGACGCTCCTCGCCACCCACATCATGACGGCGGTGCCCCTCCTCGGCTTCAGGCCCGCGGTGGCGACGCTGTGCTTCTCGCTGCTGGCCATGGTCGCGGCGGCGGTCCAGCCGTTCGTCGCCGTCCGGTGCCGCGGCGAGCGGCCGTGGGTGCTGCGGGCGGGGCTGCTGTGCGCCGCGGCGGGGTTCTTCGTCCTGGCGGCGCTGGACGGAACGCAGCAGGGCCCGCTGATGGTCGCGGCCGTCCTCAACGGGGCCGCCAACGGCCTCGTGCAGCCGTCGGTCTTCCAGCGCACCGCGCGGCGCGCCCCGCCGGAGCGCTTCGGGTCGTACTACGGCGTCCTGGCGTTCTGCGCCGGCATGTTCTCCTTCGCGGGCGACCTGGTGATCGGCCGCCTCTTCGACCTCGGCCCGGCGGGCGCGGCGTGGGCCCTCACCGGGGTCGGCGCCTGCGCGCTCCTGGCCGCCGCGGGCACGGCCGGCAGGGGTCCGGGCATGATGGCGGGCTCGGTGGCGGGCACGGCCCGGGGCGAATAA
- a CDS encoding GNAT family N-acetyltransferase has translation MPLLRIRTEIEDRPGRLASLTAALARRGANILGLSVQLDADGVVDEFIVDVPRGGPDARALAEALGAAGGTRTAVLPARPRDLVDEPTRALALAARLRAEPDAVPEILGELLRADDARWDAPGGEEPDPRDLLVPVRGRPVRLRRAGLPFTATEAARADALVRAALPAVPRPSASRRIALRDGTQVVVRPVEPGDGDAVRALHERCSLDSRRMRYFSPKPYPPRRSFEGFCDPSRGLTLVAEGPDGSLLALAHLVLVRDPGAAEVAFLVEDAWQGRGLGRGLAELLLALARDRGLVEVRATALSENARMRRLLTSLGGRTRRTDDTAIVEIRLRLDGRPAEPGALAGWAGERRI, from the coding sequence ATGCCGCTGCTGCGCATCCGCACCGAGATCGAAGACCGGCCCGGCCGCCTCGCCTCCCTCACGGCCGCGCTGGCCCGGCGCGGCGCCAACATCCTCGGACTGTCGGTCCAGCTCGACGCCGACGGGGTGGTGGACGAGTTCATCGTCGACGTCCCGCGCGGCGGCCCGGACGCCCGCGCCCTCGCCGAGGCGCTGGGCGCGGCGGGCGGCACCCGGACCGCCGTGCTCCCCGCCCGCCCCCGCGACCTGGTGGACGAGCCGACCCGCGCCCTCGCCCTGGCCGCCAGGCTCCGGGCCGAGCCGGACGCGGTGCCCGAGATCCTCGGGGAGCTGCTGCGCGCCGACGATGCCCGGTGGGACGCCCCCGGCGGCGAGGAGCCCGACCCCCGCGACCTCCTCGTCCCGGTGCGCGGGCGCCCGGTCCGGCTCCGGCGCGCCGGGCTGCCCTTCACGGCGACGGAGGCGGCGCGGGCGGACGCGCTGGTGCGGGCCGCGCTCCCGGCGGTGCCGCGCCCGTCGGCGTCCCGGCGGATCGCGCTGCGCGACGGCACGCAGGTGGTCGTCCGGCCGGTCGAGCCGGGCGACGGGGACGCCGTGCGGGCGCTGCACGAGCGCTGCTCGCTGGACAGCCGCCGGATGCGCTACTTCAGCCCCAAGCCGTACCCGCCGCGCCGGTCGTTCGAGGGGTTCTGCGATCCCTCGCGGGGCCTGACGCTGGTCGCCGAGGGCCCGGACGGGTCGCTGCTGGCCCTGGCGCACCTGGTCCTCGTCCGCGATCCGGGCGCCGCGGAGGTCGCGTTCCTGGTCGAGGACGCCTGGCAGGGCCGAGGGCTCGGCCGCGGCCTCGCCGAGCTGCTGCTCGCGCTGGCCCGGGACCGCGGCCTGGTGGAGGTGCGCGCGACCGCCCTGAGCGAGAACGCCCGGATGCGGCGGCTGCTGACCTCGCTCGGCGGCCGGACGCGGCGCACCGACGACACCGCGATCGTGGAGATCAGGCTGCGGCTGGACGGCCGTCCCGCCGAGCCGGGGGCGCTGGCAGGATGGGCGGGTGAGCGGCGTATATGA
- the bla gene encoding class A beta-lactamase codes for MPSEQSGSSRRALLAAAALLPLAGCGDKERPSPAASPSARPSAASPDVSRFAALERRHGARLGVYALATRTGAEVAYRADERFAFCSTFKALAAAAVLHGGPLGHLDDRVTFTRADVNSISPITKDRIATGMTIRELCDAAIRHSDGTAGNLLVRDVGGPARLTAYLRGLGDTVSRLDDYEPELNRVRPGDPRDTTTPRAIAADYRAIVLGDALEPGKRALVRGWLERGATAVGAERIRAGLPRGWRTASKTGTGDYGRANDIAVVWPPRGAPLMVAVMTDRPGYDTPPKNVLIAEATALVVSGLSRAGL; via the coding sequence ATGCCGTCTGAGCAGTCCGGCTCCTCCCGGCGGGCACTGCTGGCCGCCGCGGCCCTCCTGCCGCTGGCGGGATGCGGCGATAAGGAGCGCCCGTCCCCCGCGGCGTCGCCGTCCGCCCGGCCCTCGGCCGCGTCGCCGGACGTGTCGCGGTTCGCGGCGCTCGAACGCAGGCACGGGGCCCGGCTCGGCGTGTACGCGCTGGCGACCCGGACCGGAGCCGAGGTTGCCTACCGCGCCGACGAGCGCTTCGCTTTCTGCTCCACCTTCAAGGCGCTCGCCGCGGCCGCGGTGCTGCACGGCGGTCCGCTCGGCCACCTCGACGACCGCGTCACCTTCACCCGGGCCGACGTGAACTCCATCTCCCCGATCACCAAGGACAGGATCGCCACCGGGATGACCATCCGGGAGCTGTGCGACGCCGCCATCCGCCACAGCGACGGCACGGCGGGCAACCTGCTGGTGCGCGACGTCGGCGGCCCGGCGCGGCTGACCGCCTACCTGCGGGGGCTCGGCGACACCGTCAGCCGCCTGGACGACTACGAGCCCGAGCTGAACCGGGTCCGCCCGGGCGACCCGCGGGACACCACCACCCCCCGGGCGATCGCCGCCGACTACCGCGCGATCGTTCTCGGCGACGCGCTGGAGCCCGGCAAGCGCGCCCTGGTCCGCGGCTGGCTCGAACGCGGCGCCACCGCCGTCGGAGCCGAACGCATCAGGGCGGGGCTTCCCCGGGGGTGGAGGACGGCGAGCAAGACGGGGACCGGCGACTACGGCAGGGCCAACGACATCGCCGTCGTGTGGCCTCCCCGCGGGGCTCCGCTCATGGTCGCCGTCATGACCGACCGCCCGGGATACGACACCCCGCCCAAGAACGTCCTGATCGCGGAGGCCACGGCGCTGGTCGTCTCCGGCCTGTCCCGGGCAGGGCTGTGA